The Rhinoraja longicauda isolate Sanriku21f chromosome 19, sRhiLon1.1, whole genome shotgun sequence genome includes a window with the following:
- the LOC144602540 gene encoding E3 ubiquitin-protein ligase TRIM41-like, with protein MEEAGHKRRVNDEAKLLAVGDGRLPIQQFDHTFFYNMVMREMSDAIKRVSVTLDVETAGPELEVSEDRKRVRLTRTWRSLPDTGKRFTGIFVTLDVETAGPRLEVSEDRKRVRLTLPWRSLPDTGKRFTDSACVLGSEGFTSGRHYWDVEVAGSRVWESPQSLWRGRVEWSILLL; from the exons ATG gaggaagctggtcaCAAGCGAAG GGTTAATGATGAAGCCAAACTACTGGCGGTGGGAGATGGCAGGTTGCCAATTCAACAATTTGATCACACCTTTTTCTACAACATGGTAATGAGAGAAATGTCTGATGCCATCAAGCGAG tctccgtcaccctggatgtggaaacagcgggtccggagctcgaggtgtctgaggatcggaagagggtgagactgacccggacctggaggagtctccctgacaccgggaagaggtttacaggca TCttcgtcaccctggatgtggaaacagcgggtccacggctcgaggtgtctgaggatcggaagagggtgagactgaccctgccctggaggagtctccctgacaccgggaagaggtttacagacagtgcgtgtgtgctgggatcggagggattcacatcggggagacattactgggatgtggaggtggcggggagtcgagtctgggagtcgccgcagagtctgtggagaggaagagtcgagtggtctatcttgctcctctag